The Paenibacillus sp. FSL R7-0345 DNA segment CGCCTCGGCTGCCGCCTCCGACAGGTTGCCGACCATTACGCTGTGATGATAGGTTCCCGGCGTTTCCGTAAGCAGCTTGCGCAGCAGCGGATGGTTCGGGTTGGACAGCTCAACCAGCTTCAGCGCCGACAGGATCCCAAAGGTAGCCTCGAAGAACGGCATCAGCCCGATTACCAGCACCGCTGTCAGCAGGCCGCCGGCAAAAGCAAAGCCAAGCGAATACAAAGTCTGCGTATCATTCCAGGCCCCGCCGCCGAGCAGCTTCAGCATAAACACAGTGACGGTGCCGAATAGGGAGACCATGATCCCGCCCTTGAGGAGCGTGGAACGCTGACCCGCGCGGTGGGTGGCAAAAATTGCAACGTAAGATACCACCAGCGCAAAGAAACCGAAAGTAAAATCAAATACCGTGTTCTGCTGCACGTTCAAAATAATGCTGGCGAGCACACTGAACAGGATGGAGCAGAAATAGGCCAGGGTCATATCCAGCAGCATGGCAATCAGCATCGCCCCGATGGCGACCGGAGCCAGGAAGCCTACATAATAACGGACATCGGTCTGCAGGAAAGCAGCCAGCTTCATCGTGATAATGGTGATAATAAAGACAAGCACCAGCATCAGCAGCTGGGAGTTATTGTATTTGAATCCTGAGCCTCCTGTGCCGCCGGAATAGCGGATGAACACCATCATTCCCGCCGAGAGCATAACTGCCAGCAGCAGCAGGCCGAATTGCGGCCAGTAGTTGACCTCATTGCTGAGCAGCCCGTTTTCATCCAGAAGCGCATAAAGCTCGGGTGTAATGATATCTCCTTTGGCTACGAGCACATCCCCCTGCTCAATGAACACATCCGGCGTATTCTCGCGGGCTTCGACCTTCGCCTCTTTAGTAGCTTCCTCATCAAAAAATTTATTAGGCATAATGACCAGCCGGACCAGCTCCTGAGTCACCTCACGGGCTGTCCGCTGGCTGAGCGAGCTGACGCTGACCTGCTCCGCCACCTTCGCACGGGCGGTCTGGGCGTCAACAATCTGATCATTCATCAGCTTGATGACAATTTCCCGGGCAACCTGCTTCATCTCGATAATATCCTGGGAGGTCAGCCGCGGAATTTTGATATAGGTCTCTTCCGGAATAGTGTAAGCCTGTTCAGCAATGCCGGACTGGATCTCCTCCAGGAGCGTGTCCGAATATGTACCGGCGTTGCGGCTGGAATTAATAAAGCTCTGTACAAAATCATTGGCCCGCTGCGGAATAACGTCCTTGTATATGCCGATTTTGTCGCTTTGCGAGATCAGATCATCCTGATTCAGGCTGTCGATCCGGTCCAGCAGCAAAGTAACAAGACTGTCTGCCCTGATTGAAACGATTGCATACTTGTTTTGTACAGCCTCCGCCGCAGCTTCCTGAGCCTTCAGCTTTGCCTTGTTATCAAGAATCTGCTTCGGGGCCGTGATCTCCTTGGCGCTGGTCGTATTCACTTTAATATCATAGCGTTTCGGCAGCAGGTCGGACGAGAGGCTGAAGTAGAACACCAGCCCCAGGAACAGGAAAAGAGCATAGCGCGTCGCCGCGCTATACTTCCATCCGGTATTGCTGTATACGAATCCGCTTAGTTTCGATGGTTGCTTTGAAGCCATGAGGACAGTCCCCTTTGCTAGTCGAGGTTTTCGGCAGAGCGGTCATAGGCTACGATAATTTTCTGCACCAGTGAATGTCTTACTACATCCTGTTCAGCAAAATACACAAACCCGATTTCCTCAATGCCGGATAAAATCGCCTTGGCTTCGATTAATCCCGATTT contains these protein-coding regions:
- a CDS encoding HDIG domain-containing metalloprotein → MASKQPSKLSGFVYSNTGWKYSAATRYALFLFLGLVFYFSLSSDLLPKRYDIKVNTTSAKEITAPKQILDNKAKLKAQEAAAEAVQNKYAIVSIRADSLVTLLLDRIDSLNQDDLISQSDKIGIYKDVIPQRANDFVQSFINSSRNAGTYSDTLLEEIQSGIAEQAYTIPEETYIKIPRLTSQDIIEMKQVAREIVIKLMNDQIVDAQTARAKVAEQVSVSSLSQRTAREVTQELVRLVIMPNKFFDEEATKEAKVEARENTPDVFIEQGDVLVAKGDIITPELYALLDENGLLSNEVNYWPQFGLLLLAVMLSAGMMVFIRYSGGTGGSGFKYNNSQLLMLVLVFIITIITMKLAAFLQTDVRYYVGFLAPVAIGAMLIAMLLDMTLAYFCSILFSVLASIILNVQQNTVFDFTFGFFALVVSYVAIFATHRAGQRSTLLKGGIMVSLFGTVTVFMLKLLGGGAWNDTQTLYSLGFAFAGGLLTAVLVIGLMPFFEATFGILSALKLVELSNPNHPLLRKLLTETPGTYHHSVMVGNLSEAAAEAIGADGLLCRVGSYYHDIGKTKRPFYFIENQNNMENPHDSIEPALSKSIIVAHARDGVEMQKEYKLPKPIRDIAEQHHGTTFLHYFYHKALKIAEEKGVTPDFTEEDFRYPGPKAQSKEAAVVGIADSVEAAVRSLRKPTVVQVETMIEKIIKSRLDDHQFDECDLTIKELDIIARTLKETVMGIFHSRIEYPEEVKKPKKEEGAATT